The Streptomyces sp. NBC_00162 genome window below encodes:
- a CDS encoding response regulator transcription factor, with amino-acid sequence MIRILVVDDQQLVRMGLRMLFEQAQDIEILGEADNGAEAVRLAEHLTPDVVLMDLRMPGMDGITATRRILTARPATRVVALTTFDDDDHLYPVLAAGACGFLVKDTPPAELLEAVRRAANGEAPFSRDVLDRLVAQALHTRSSSDTPTDFPAPAITPREREVLGLLGVGLSNKEIADRLHLGVTTVKTHVASLMAKTGRDNRIRLAVLAVLTGITPN; translated from the coding sequence GTGATCCGCATCCTCGTCGTCGACGACCAGCAGCTCGTCCGAATGGGACTGCGCATGCTCTTCGAGCAGGCGCAGGACATCGAGATCCTGGGCGAGGCGGACAACGGCGCGGAGGCGGTACGACTGGCGGAACACCTGACTCCCGACGTCGTCCTCATGGACTTGAGAATGCCCGGCATGGACGGCATCACGGCCACCCGCCGCATCTTGACCGCACGCCCTGCCACCCGGGTCGTCGCCCTCACCACGTTTGACGACGACGACCATCTGTATCCGGTGCTCGCGGCCGGAGCCTGCGGTTTCCTCGTCAAGGACACCCCACCGGCCGAACTCCTGGAGGCAGTACGCCGGGCCGCCAACGGAGAGGCCCCCTTCAGCCGGGACGTCCTTGACCGCCTCGTCGCCCAGGCTCTCCACACCCGTTCCTCCTCGGACACTCCTACGGACTTCCCGGCGCCGGCCATCACCCCGCGCGAGCGAGAGGTGCTTGGACTGCTCGGCGTAGGCCTGTCCAACAAGGAGATCGCCGACCGGCTGCATCTCGGGGTCACCACGGTGAAGACGCACGTGGCCAGCCTGATGGCGAAGACGGGCCGGGACAACCGCATCCGTCTCGCTGTTCTCGCCGTCCTCACCGGCATCACGCCGAACTGA
- a CDS encoding cytochrome P450 → MRSLHPDGFNPFAPGVMDDPYPSYRELREHSPVHFSPQTGMFFLSRYEDIATLGRDRTKLIRGSSLSGGFEQFRGTALYRILGSSLFVIDDPDHGRLKRLIVRTFTRGRVEEMIPRIEGICAQLLDRAELDPAGGVLDLIPALAHPLPFLVICEFLGLAPEDRSPFLGWTHKVLPVADPFPTDAEKMLAVDGSGAFEGFFTALIGERRSLLRRGRPLPPGLISDLVQVAEEDGERLTEDELFSLAFTLLVAGFENVTNLIANAMRALCESPGQQEDLRAEPELLNNLADETLRHYSTTQYNLREAAHDIELHGVRIPAGSRVVLLRGAANRDHRQFDAPDRFDLRRPNSATNVGFGEGATLCTGAALARLEVRIAFRELLERCGTFEMHRFRPGPTRLFWGPRVLSAAYGKRVRGI, encoded by the coding sequence ATGAGGAGCCTGCACCCAGACGGGTTCAACCCGTTCGCCCCGGGCGTCATGGACGACCCGTATCCCTCCTACCGGGAACTCCGCGAGCACAGTCCCGTCCATTTCAGCCCGCAGACCGGGATGTTCTTCCTGTCCCGGTACGAGGACATCGCCACCCTGGGCCGCGACCGGACGAAGCTGATCCGGGGCAGCTCGCTATCGGGCGGGTTCGAGCAGTTCCGCGGCACCGCGCTGTACCGGATCCTCGGGTCCAGCCTGTTCGTCATCGACGACCCCGACCACGGCCGGCTCAAGCGCCTGATCGTACGCACCTTCACCCGTGGGCGCGTGGAAGAGATGATCCCCAGGATCGAGGGGATCTGTGCGCAGCTGCTGGACCGGGCGGAGCTGGACCCTGCGGGTGGCGTGCTCGACCTGATCCCGGCCCTGGCCCATCCCCTGCCGTTCCTCGTCATCTGCGAGTTCCTCGGCCTCGCGCCGGAGGACCGGTCTCCGTTCCTCGGTTGGACCCACAAGGTGCTGCCGGTCGCCGACCCCTTCCCCACCGACGCGGAGAAGATGCTGGCGGTCGACGGGAGCGGCGCGTTCGAGGGCTTCTTCACCGCACTGATCGGCGAGCGCCGCAGTCTGCTGCGGCGTGGCCGGCCGCTCCCGCCCGGACTGATCAGCGACCTCGTGCAGGTGGCCGAGGAGGACGGCGAGCGGCTCACCGAGGACGAGCTGTTCTCCCTTGCCTTCACCCTGCTGGTGGCCGGTTTCGAGAACGTCACCAACCTGATCGCCAACGCCATGCGGGCGCTGTGCGAGAGCCCCGGCCAGCAGGAGGACCTGCGCGCCGAGCCCGAGCTGCTGAACAACCTCGCCGACGAGACCCTGCGCCACTACAGCACCACGCAGTACAACCTGCGCGAGGCGGCGCACGACATCGAGCTGCACGGGGTCCGGATCCCGGCCGGCTCCCGGGTGGTCCTGCTGCGGGGCGCCGCGAACCGGGACCACCGGCAGTTCGACGCCCCGGACCGGTTCGACCTGCGGCGCCCGAACAGCGCCACCAACGTGGGCTTCGGGGAGGGTGCCACGCTCTGCACGGGCGCGGCGCTGGCCCGCCTCGAGGTGCGCATCGCCTTCCGCGAGCTGCTCGAGCGCTGCGGCACCTTCGAGATGCACCGCTTCCGCCCCGGCCCGACCAGGTTGTTCTGGGGGCCTCGTGTGCTGTCCGCGGCCTACGGGAAACGAGTTCGCGGAATCTGA
- a CDS encoding TetR/AcrR family transcriptional regulator, which produces MELGSSGPARPVGRGRKAQAAVRAATLAELVDRGYAELTVEGVAQRAGVHKTTLYRRWKDRASLVVDALAEHFATDIPIPDTGAVETDLQALAQALVQSMSGPVGRAVQTAMYSDAGRLPEIAEARRRVFADRFQRAEPVIARAIERGELPADTDPVELIKTLAAPIYFRLLVSPDPVEEGTADQAVRITLAAARAGALTRGSGVAVKATEAGTGQA; this is translated from the coding sequence ATGGAGTTGGGTTCCTCCGGCCCCGCCCGCCCGGTCGGGCGCGGCCGCAAGGCTCAGGCGGCGGTGCGCGCCGCCACCCTCGCCGAGTTGGTGGACCGGGGATACGCCGAGCTGACCGTCGAAGGTGTGGCTCAGCGAGCCGGGGTGCACAAGACAACGCTCTACCGGCGCTGGAAGGACCGCGCGAGCCTGGTCGTCGACGCGCTGGCCGAGCACTTCGCCACTGACATCCCCATTCCGGACACCGGCGCCGTCGAGACCGACCTACAAGCGCTCGCCCAAGCGCTCGTGCAGAGCATGTCGGGCCCGGTGGGCAGGGCGGTGCAGACCGCGATGTACTCCGACGCCGGTCGGCTGCCGGAGATCGCCGAGGCACGGCGGCGGGTCTTCGCCGACCGGTTCCAGCGGGCCGAGCCGGTGATCGCCCGCGCCATCGAACGGGGCGAACTCCCGGCCGACACCGATCCGGTCGAGCTGATCAAAACGCTGGCCGCTCCGATCTACTTCCGGCTGCTGGTCAGTCCTGATCCGGTCGAGGAGGGCACCGCCGACCAGGCCGTGCGGATCACGCTCGCCGCCGCCCGCGCCGGCGCGCTGACACGGGGCTCCGGCGTAGCCGTCAAGGCAACCGAAGCGGGCACCGGTCAGGCATGA
- a CDS encoding alpha/beta hydrolase family protein — protein sequence MTYVPSDRAAGPTRRTTLAGLVGGAGAVLAAGCTPSGASPANAPAPAPSDSASAAAGGPTPGVMTLFKDPAFNFNGLLALGGSGFGAAEVGEVLTAVNTINKAGLSAQTYTATFRKLGDQLVKPPQGSKPDQQTTRFRALRAAQYYGQALFFVLGSDDPGSEEQLYKAGRGAWDTFCGLCDPAPVTAKIPYGKTPLPVWFFRPDTSGERRPTVILTNGSDGQDVDMWTYGVSAALTRGWNALVYDGPGQGQLLFVDQVVFTPRWETVVTPLVDWLVARPDVDTDKIALTGLSMGGNLAPRAAAFEKRIAALVAMPGCLSPWLGFPPELRKIVTPDKEETNAIWNKEVVPELPPDAAAALKKRIEPFSVPAMLDARKGKMFTDFWTPAKLIESLDITNVVGGIKAPTLVLDYDYEQFYPGQPRQMFDKLTAPKDYVKLTTATGAQLHCSPMAPQQHCDVVFDWLQEKLPGS from the coding sequence ATGACGTACGTACCGAGTGATCGCGCCGCCGGCCCCACCCGCCGCACCACCCTCGCCGGGCTCGTCGGCGGGGCCGGGGCCGTGCTGGCCGCCGGGTGCACGCCGTCGGGCGCATCGCCCGCGAACGCGCCCGCACCCGCCCCCTCGGACTCGGCCTCCGCTGCCGCGGGCGGACCCACGCCCGGGGTGATGACCCTCTTCAAGGACCCGGCCTTCAACTTCAACGGGCTCCTGGCGCTCGGCGGCTCCGGATTCGGCGCCGCCGAGGTGGGCGAGGTCCTCACCGCCGTGAACACGATCAACAAGGCCGGCCTCTCGGCCCAGACGTACACCGCGACGTTCAGGAAACTCGGCGACCAGCTCGTGAAGCCGCCCCAGGGCAGCAAGCCCGACCAGCAGACCACGCGCTTCCGCGCCCTGCGGGCCGCGCAGTACTACGGCCAGGCGCTGTTCTTCGTCCTCGGCTCCGACGACCCGGGCAGCGAGGAGCAGCTGTACAAGGCCGGGCGTGGGGCCTGGGACACGTTCTGCGGGCTGTGCGACCCGGCGCCGGTGACGGCGAAGATCCCGTACGGGAAGACCCCGCTGCCGGTGTGGTTCTTCCGGCCGGACACCTCGGGCGAGCGGCGCCCCACCGTGATCCTGACGAACGGCAGCGACGGGCAGGACGTCGACATGTGGACCTACGGCGTCTCGGCCGCTCTGACGCGCGGCTGGAACGCCCTGGTGTACGACGGGCCCGGCCAGGGGCAGCTGCTCTTCGTCGACCAGGTGGTCTTCACACCGCGCTGGGAGACCGTCGTGACGCCGCTCGTCGACTGGCTGGTCGCTCGCCCGGACGTGGACACGGACAAGATCGCCCTGACCGGGCTGAGCATGGGCGGGAACCTGGCGCCCCGGGCCGCGGCCTTCGAGAAGAGGATCGCCGCCCTGGTGGCGATGCCTGGCTGCTTGTCGCCGTGGCTCGGCTTTCCTCCGGAGCTCCGGAAGATCGTCACCCCGGACAAGGAGGAGACGAACGCCATCTGGAACAAGGAGGTCGTCCCCGAGCTGCCCCCGGACGCGGCCGCGGCGCTGAAGAAGCGCATCGAGCCCTTTTCCGTGCCGGCGATGCTCGACGCCCGCAAGGGCAAGATGTTCACCGACTTCTGGACCCCGGCCAAACTCATCGAGTCGCTGGACATCACGAACGTCGTCGGCGGCATCAAGGCGCCCACGCTGGTCCTCGACTACGACTACGAGCAGTTCTATCCCGGCCAGCCGCGCCAGATGTTCGACAAACTGACGGCTCCCAAGGACTACGTGAAGCTCACCACCGCCACCGGCGCGCAGCTGCACTGCTCCCCGATGGCCCCACAGCAGCACTGCGATGTCGTCTTCGACTGGCTGCAGGAGAAGCTCCCCGGCAGCTGA
- a CDS encoding inositol monophosphatase family protein, which translates to MSTAMPFDADATLLSDVTAAVKAAGVTLRDRYTSHARGVSLDEVVGEIHANDDAVLDVLREPLLRARQGSQWAEDELAGGALPPGEWWVVDPAEGNINHVHGMDDWAVTATLVSDNLPVLTVVHLPLTGDTYTAVAGGGARLNGRPLKVSAKTDLGAALIGTGQARPGEDERTFRRIGDSVTAMLINGLVVRVSVPATMQLIHVAAGRMDAFWQFSDVRSGLVAGALLVSEAGGTVTDLAGEPWNTGSCDFLAAAPGIHGAALKVLSPTA; encoded by the coding sequence ATGAGCACAGCCATGCCTTTCGACGCCGACGCGACGCTCCTGTCCGACGTGACCGCCGCAGTGAAGGCCGCCGGCGTCACGCTGCGCGACCGCTACACCTCGCACGCTCGGGGCGTGAGTCTCGACGAGGTCGTCGGCGAGATCCACGCCAACGACGACGCGGTACTGGACGTGCTGCGGGAACCGCTGCTGCGGGCCCGGCAAGGGTCGCAGTGGGCCGAGGACGAGCTGGCCGGCGGCGCGCTCCCGCCCGGGGAGTGGTGGGTCGTCGACCCCGCCGAGGGCAACATCAACCACGTCCACGGCATGGACGACTGGGCCGTCACCGCCACCCTGGTCAGCGACAACCTGCCGGTACTCACCGTCGTCCACCTGCCGCTGACCGGCGACACCTACACCGCGGTCGCCGGCGGCGGTGCCCGCCTCAACGGCCGGCCCCTGAAGGTGTCCGCCAAGACCGACCTGGGCGCCGCCCTCATCGGCACCGGTCAGGCCAGGCCCGGCGAGGACGAGCGCACCTTCCGGCGGATCGGTGACTCCGTCACCGCCATGCTCATCAACGGCCTGGTCGTGCGCGTGTCCGTTCCCGCCACGATGCAGCTCATCCATGTCGCCGCCGGACGCATGGACGCGTTCTGGCAGTTCTCCGACGTCCGCTCCGGCCTGGTAGCCGGCGCCCTGCTGGTCTCCGAAGCCGGAGGCACCGTCACCGACCTGGCGGGAGAACCCTGGAACACCGGCAGCTGCGACTTCCTGGCCGCCGCCCCCGGCATCCACGGCGCCGCCCTCAAGGTCCTTTCGCCGACCGCCTGA
- a CDS encoding oxidoreductase, whose translation MPSSSRTWTLDSIPDQSGRLAVVTGANSGIGQVTAETLARRGAHVVLACRSPQRGQVALDRLLARAPGADAEVRLLDLADLASIRAFADGWDHDRLDLLVNNAGVAMVPFARTADGFESQFGINHLGTFALTGLMLPHLLASPDPRVVTVSSEGQRFARFDLNNLNAERRYGAMFAYLQSKRANLYFATELQRRADAAGLRLRSTAVAPGLTRTNVLTGGANGNRGRVYGALTRLLLRIAFRPTPEGAKTSLHAATVPNLPGGAYVVPGGPLQLRGEPTLRNRERAIRDTTTARRLWELSEKLTGVAFRLSDDAACPTQESC comes from the coding sequence ATGCCCAGCTCTTCCCGTACGTGGACCCTCGACTCCATCCCCGACCAATCCGGCCGCCTGGCGGTGGTGACCGGAGCCAACAGCGGCATCGGCCAGGTCACGGCAGAGACACTCGCTCGCCGGGGAGCCCATGTCGTGCTGGCCTGCCGCAGTCCCCAGCGGGGGCAGGTCGCCCTGGACCGGCTGCTCGCCCGGGCACCCGGCGCCGATGCCGAGGTGCGCCTCCTGGACCTAGCCGATCTTGCCTCCATACGTGCCTTCGCCGACGGCTGGGACCATGACCGGCTCGATCTGCTGGTCAACAACGCCGGCGTGGCGATGGTGCCGTTTGCCCGGACCGCCGATGGCTTCGAGTCGCAGTTCGGGATCAACCACCTGGGCACCTTCGCCCTGACCGGGCTGATGCTGCCTCATCTGCTCGCCTCGCCCGATCCGCGGGTGGTCACCGTCAGCAGCGAAGGCCAGCGGTTCGCCCGCTTCGACCTGAACAACCTCAACGCCGAACGCCGCTATGGCGCCATGTTCGCCTACCTGCAGTCCAAGCGCGCCAACCTCTACTTCGCCACTGAACTGCAACGTCGCGCCGACGCCGCCGGCCTGAGGCTGCGCAGCACGGCCGTCGCCCCCGGCCTCACCCGCACCAACGTTCTCACCGGCGGCGCCAACGGCAACCGCGGCCGAGTCTATGGAGCGTTGACCCGGCTGCTGCTCCGCATTGCCTTCCGCCCCACCCCCGAAGGTGCCAAGACCTCCCTGCACGCCGCGACCGTCCCGAACCTGCCGGGCGGAGCGTATGTCGTGCCCGGCGGGCCGCTGCAGCTACGCGGCGAACCAACCCTGCGCAACCGCGAGCGCGCCATCCGTGACACCACCACCGCCCGCCGGCTGTGGGAGCTGTCCGAGAAGCTCACCGGCGTTGCCTTCCGCCTGTCCGACGATGCTGCATGCCCCACCCAAGAGTCCTGCTAG
- a CDS encoding LysR family transcriptional regulator: MQLDLNLLTALDALLEEGSVAGAAARLHVTAPAMSRSLGRIRKATGDQILVRTGRSMVPTTRALAMRAQVHALVQQAHQLLSAQQELDLAALDRVFTVRWHDALTAASGTALITAVHRQAPGVRLRLSAEPGTDDAELRRGEVDLESSSSTPTLPDIRHRLVGRDRLVVAVRPGHPLAEGPLSLERYAAAEHLTVSRRGSLRDPIDDALTTRGLERRVAAAGPTAAFALQLALDTDLVVTLPDAVTRTAREQLGLATLPPPLPLPDVPLYLLWHQRYDDDRAHTWLRDLATETVQALFAPPTASQQPVTNRTGQ, from the coding sequence ATGCAACTGGATTTGAACCTGCTCACGGCCCTGGACGCCCTGCTGGAAGAGGGGAGCGTCGCCGGCGCGGCGGCCCGCCTCCACGTCACCGCACCGGCGATGAGCCGCTCCCTGGGCCGCATCCGCAAGGCCACCGGTGACCAGATCCTGGTCCGCACCGGCCGCAGCATGGTCCCCACCACCCGCGCGCTGGCCATGCGCGCCCAAGTCCACGCCCTCGTGCAGCAGGCCCACCAACTTCTGTCCGCGCAGCAGGAACTCGACCTGGCGGCTCTGGACCGGGTGTTCACCGTGCGCTGGCACGACGCCCTGACCGCAGCCTCCGGGACCGCTCTGATCACCGCCGTTCACCGCCAGGCCCCCGGAGTCCGGCTGCGCCTGTCCGCCGAACCCGGGACGGACGACGCCGAGCTGCGCCGGGGTGAGGTCGACCTCGAATCCAGCTCCAGCACTCCGACGCTCCCCGACATCCGCCACCGTCTCGTCGGCAGGGACCGGCTGGTCGTCGCCGTCCGACCGGGCCACCCGCTCGCCGAAGGCCCGCTGAGCCTCGAGCGCTACGCAGCCGCCGAACACCTCACCGTCTCGCGACGCGGAAGCCTGCGCGACCCGATCGACGACGCCCTGACCACACGCGGACTCGAACGACGCGTCGCCGCCGCCGGGCCCACCGCCGCCTTCGCCCTGCAACTCGCCCTCGACACCGACCTGGTCGTCACCCTCCCCGACGCGGTCACCCGTACGGCTCGGGAACAACTCGGCCTGGCGACGCTGCCGCCGCCCCTGCCGCTGCCCGACGTCCCCCTGTACCTGCTGTGGCACCAGCGCTACGACGACGACCGCGCCCACACCTGGCTGCGAGACCTGGCCACCGAGACCGTCCAGGCACTATTCGCACCACCGACCGCCTCTCAACAGCCCGTCACCAACCGGACCGGGCAGTGA
- a CDS encoding ABC transporter substrate-binding protein codes for MPGKHPFGQVLTGIAAIAALVLTSACTGQNGTAAQDARGGRTTIEFWHGWSGPQEVKAVRENVARFEKAHPDIKVRVTGNMSDDKLNQALRAGGDKAPDVVSSSSTGSVGRFCASGVLADLNPFFRKAGLDKEKTIPQSMLRYTQYQGNQCTLPLLSDAYGLYYNKDAFEAAGISEPPKTWSQFAEVAEKLTRMKGDGYEQLGFMPTFHGYETTPMHYAAQWGPVKYFDGAGKSAIAQDPAFAQMYTFQKQLVDRLGGFQRLEKYRSSFGDEWGAEHPFHQGQVAMQLDGEWRLAAARAAGVKFEIGTAALPVPDDQTADYGKGYVSGTVIGLSASSRQQQAAWELVRYMTTDTEAVVSFANAIHNVPSTIEAQNSPSLDPDPAFRTFLDIARHPKSGSVEAQPDGGQYQLTLQDFGYAHEKGDVADLQAGLRRTAEQIDTDIAKTR; via the coding sequence ATGCCCGGAAAGCACCCGTTCGGTCAAGTTCTCACCGGAATAGCGGCCATCGCCGCGCTCGTTCTGACCAGTGCCTGCACCGGTCAGAACGGCACGGCCGCCCAGGATGCCCGCGGCGGGCGGACGACGATCGAGTTCTGGCACGGCTGGAGCGGGCCGCAGGAGGTCAAGGCGGTCCGGGAGAACGTCGCCCGGTTCGAGAAGGCGCACCCGGACATCAAGGTCAGGGTCACCGGCAACATGTCCGACGACAAGCTGAACCAGGCGCTGCGGGCCGGCGGCGACAAGGCGCCGGACGTGGTGTCGTCCTCCTCCACCGGCAGCGTGGGCAGGTTCTGTGCGTCCGGCGTCCTCGCCGACCTCAACCCCTTCTTCAGGAAGGCGGGCCTGGACAAGGAGAAGACGATTCCGCAGAGCATGCTGCGGTACACCCAGTACCAGGGCAACCAGTGCACACTGCCGCTGCTCAGCGACGCGTACGGCCTGTACTACAACAAGGACGCGTTCGAGGCGGCGGGCATCAGCGAGCCGCCGAAGACCTGGAGCCAGTTTGCCGAGGTCGCGGAGAAGCTGACCAGGATGAAGGGCGACGGCTACGAGCAGCTGGGCTTCATGCCCACCTTCCACGGGTACGAGACGACCCCGATGCATTACGCCGCGCAGTGGGGGCCGGTGAAGTACTTCGACGGCGCGGGAAAGTCGGCGATTGCCCAGGACCCGGCCTTCGCGCAGATGTACACCTTCCAGAAGCAACTCGTCGACCGCCTCGGCGGCTTCCAGCGCCTGGAGAAGTACCGGTCCTCCTTCGGTGACGAGTGGGGCGCCGAGCACCCCTTCCACCAGGGGCAGGTGGCGATGCAGCTGGACGGCGAGTGGCGGCTGGCCGCGGCCAGGGCCGCCGGCGTGAAGTTCGAGATCGGCACCGCGGCGCTGCCGGTCCCCGACGACCAGACCGCCGACTACGGCAAGGGCTACGTGAGCGGCACCGTCATCGGCCTGTCGGCGAGCAGCAGGCAGCAGCAGGCCGCGTGGGAGCTGGTGCGGTACATGACCACGGACACCGAGGCGGTGGTCTCTTTCGCCAACGCCATCCACAACGTTCCCTCGACCATCGAGGCGCAGAACTCGCCCTCGCTGGACCCCGACCCCGCGTTCCGGACGTTCTTGGACATCGCCCGGCACCCCAAGTCCGGCTCGGTCGAGGCACAGCCGGACGGCGGCCAGTACCAGCTCACTCTGCAGGACTTCGGATACGCGCACGAGAAGGGTGACGTGGCAGATCTCCAGGCGGGTCTGCGCAGGACCGCCGAGCAGATCGACACGGACATTGCGAAGACCAGGTAG
- a CDS encoding TMEM175 family protein: MVNGHQRVRDDEGSAARVLALSDGVFAIAMTLLALDITLPAGLDAAGFEDALGEVVPNLWAYALSFVVIAAFWRGHHQVFRYVRDVDGTVIKLGLLNLGLIALMPFPTTLLAEYGDRPQSVAVYSGAVAAIGAAQLALTVVLWKRPWLSSTAMPDPVARNDVLDLASMVLVFAVAVPLAFVSPTVAQLWWAVLVPVKVVLGQRGKRLRATAQPYRAPGG, translated from the coding sequence CTGGTGAACGGCCATCAGCGAGTGCGGGACGACGAGGGGAGCGCGGCCCGGGTCCTCGCGCTGTCGGACGGCGTCTTCGCCATCGCGATGACGCTGCTGGCCCTGGACATCACGCTGCCCGCCGGGCTGGACGCGGCCGGTTTCGAAGATGCGCTGGGCGAGGTGGTGCCCAACCTGTGGGCGTACGCCCTCAGCTTCGTGGTCATCGCGGCGTTCTGGCGGGGCCACCATCAGGTCTTCCGGTACGTGCGGGACGTGGACGGGACGGTCATCAAGCTCGGACTGCTGAACCTGGGGCTGATCGCCCTGATGCCCTTCCCCACCACCCTGCTGGCCGAGTACGGGGACCGGCCGCAGTCGGTGGCGGTCTACTCCGGCGCCGTCGCGGCCATCGGGGCCGCACAGCTCGCGCTGACGGTCGTGCTGTGGAAGCGCCCGTGGCTCAGCAGTACGGCGATGCCCGATCCCGTGGCGCGCAACGACGTGCTCGATCTGGCGTCGATGGTGCTGGTCTTCGCCGTGGCCGTGCCGCTCGCCTTCGTCTCCCCGACGGTCGCGCAGCTGTGGTGGGCGGTACTGGTCCCGGTGAAGGTGGTGCTGGGGCAGCGGGGCAAGCGCCTGCGCGCGACCGCGCAGCCGTATCGCGCTCCGGGCGGTTGA
- a CDS encoding transposase has protein sequence MGGPAARLPALQNGLRLLRELGNPHGTTQQVHDLLRDRTRRAQGRAATPTAAVVDAQSVQASGNVPESSQGIDAAKKIKGRKHHLVTDTLGLVLAVIVTAASVHDSASGKELLQHLAASHPGVTKVWAEGATRPLSSTTEPAWASTSKSSSEPPPPGSNPSRSVG, from the coding sequence ATGGGAGGACCTGCCGCACGACTTCCCGCCCTGCAAAACGGTCTACGACTACTACGCGAACTGGGAAACCCTCACGGGACTACGCAGCAGGTCCACGACCTGTTGCGGGACAGAACCCGCCGGGCACAGGGCCGGGCCGCCACGCCGACGGCGGCCGTTGTGGACGCACAGAGCGTGCAAGCCTCGGGCAACGTGCCCGAATCCAGCCAGGGCATCGACGCCGCCAAGAAGATCAAAGGCCGCAAGCATCACCTGGTCACCGACACCCTCGGCCTCGTTCTTGCCGTGATCGTCACGGCCGCCTCAGTGCACGATTCCGCCAGCGGCAAAGAACTCCTACAACACCTCGCCGCGTCCCATCCCGGCGTGACGAAGGTCTGGGCCGAGGGGGCTACCAGGCCTCTGTCATCAACCACGGAGCCGGCCTGGGCATCGACGTCGAAGTCGTCAAGCGAGCCTCCGCCGCCGGGTTCGAACCCATCCCGAAGCGTTGGGTGA